AGACCCATTTTTGAGTACCACCGACGAAGTATTTTGCTGGGCTTGAAAGGTATTGGGTGGATGAGACGGCTGATGGGGGTTGTTGTGAGGCAGAGGAGGCAAACGCACAACAGATGAAGGCGTTGGACAATAAACCTTAAAAGCGGAAACTGATTCTTGTTTCTTTACTTGAATCGGAGGTACTGAAATCGGAGACGACGAACTCGGATCTTGATGCTGCAGCTTGACCTTTGGCGGAGGAGGAGGCGGCggagtagtagtagtagtagtactAAGAACCGGAGCCCTTCTGAAACGAGCATGGCCGGTTCTGTTCCGGTCGAGCAAAGAAATAACCTTCTTGAATTTATTAACGACGGAATCGGCGACGGCTTCATATCCATTATTAGGAGTAGTGGAAGTAGAAGAATCGTCTTGGGAGTGTTGCTGATTAGTTGTATGGGACATCAATCGGAGGAAATTCTGGACGCTTTGAATCCCAGCAGAAGCGGCTTCTTGAACAGCAGAAACAGCGGCATTTTCTTCCATCTTAGGGGTGAAATTATTAGAAGTTGTAGCATCCCCAAATCCCACCATGAGCTCCACAGCCATGTTATTGTTAAGAAGGAGCATATGGAATGGAAAACAGAGGGAAAAATAAACGAAGTATTTATATcgagggagaaaaaaaaaggatgtGAAATTGGGAGAGAAGAAGAAACTGGTGACGAGGAAAGCAAAAGggagaaaggaaaggaagaaaaagagaaaagatgaTAAAAGAATTAGGGGGAAGGAAAGGATTGGAGTCAAACTGATGCCCTCTCGGGCAACTGACCGGTCGATTGTGGTCCGTCTGCCGTCAAAGGCGTAAACCAATGAGAAAGCAGCACGTAAGAGGAAATTGTCAGCAGGTTTGACCCTTCTGTTTAAAAGGGTGAAGAAGTTGAGAGAAGGGTTTTAAATTTGTGGGAGAGATAGATAAGGTCAAAAGGGTTGAGAATAGCCGTTAGATTGAGGACTCGGTAAAATCGggaatagagagagaaaaaggacAAGATATTATTAGTTGGAGACAGTGGGATAGAGTTGACCTTTATCAGCTTTTAATGCAAAAGTCATTGAGTGAGGTGGTGGGGTTAGTGGGTCCCAGATggtttccatttttcttttcttttcttttcttttctttctttcttttttttttttaccggGTACCGGGACTCTCCATCCACAAGTCACCTTGGATTCCCTTTGTTTCTTCAAccaattcatttttcaaaatttcaatttctttcctCTCGGTTTCTCATTGGGCTTTGCTATCTTGGGCCCACGTTCTACGAAGAACCACAAAGTCTTCTTCTTGAGGAGACCAACGTTCAAAgaaaattttctctctttttccttttttttttttctctttttctaaaagatttcatttccttcaagaagtttaaaaaaaaaaaaaaaagcatttatgcaatttgagaaaataataataataataataataataataaatgtatgAATTGGAATTTTAGAATCTCCTTTTGGGTTTGACAAACATTGTACATTTTCCTTATGTTGTGTGTGTTGTAGTACTGTACTGTTTTTGGACTTTTGGAGTGAATTAGATCccaagttttctttttctttttatttcttttgattttttatatttgccCTTTTTAATAATTGGACGAACTCAAACAGCCAATTTGAATTGACTTTTCATGACTTtaatctttttataaaaatgaagATGCTCTCTTTGGAAGTCCAAATCGGAAAAAGAATAGTCTTGATTTGTTTATTAAAGCAACTTGATTTGATAAAAAAACAAGGACGTTTCGTTTGATGCAAACATATGACACTATCGCAAAAAATGATTGTTTTAGTCACTAAATTTCGAAGAAATTTTTGTTCTTTGAGAAGTTCATAATGCTATTCCTTTATTGTTTTACACAAttatatgaaaattttaattagagAACTCTCCATCCTATTCTTAAAACTTATGAACGTAGGTGTAATTTTCCATTTCTACCATAATTAAAGTAAAAACGGTTTGGTGGTAATTAGCTTTTATGGCTCTATggcaaaaacaaaacaaaacaagcTGTATAAAGAATAATTATTACTTGAATTTCACCTAATCCATTTTTGGGGTGTTCATCAGACAGCTTATACAAAGATCTTATTATGAAAATCATAGTTTAATCCAAAATCATCAAGTggtttttattaaattaaaataattttgtagCCCGTGCACTCGAACGTGGATTGATGCAAATATCAAGAAAAATCAGTGGCTGTGAatgatataaataatataaGCTGATGGTGTGGAGAGAATGATTAAGATGAAGATTTAGTAGCAAGTGAAGCAATTAAGTTTGGCTTTCATAAGATTATGTAGAGAATTGCAGAATTAGCATTAATTGATACAACCCAATCGAGTGCTGCTACattttatttgttattcaaTTCCACTTAACCACAAAATCAT
This region of Cucumis melo cultivar AY chromosome 7, USDA_Cmelo_AY_1.0, whole genome shotgun sequence genomic DNA includes:
- the LOC103493562 gene encoding probable WRKY transcription factor 7 isoform X1 gives rise to the protein MLLLNNNMAVELMVGFGDATTSNNFTPKMEENAAVSAVQEAASAGIQSVQNFLRLMSHTTNQQHSQDDSSTSTTPNNGYEAVADSVVNKFKKVISLLDRNRTGHARFRRAPVLSTTTTTTPPPPPPPKVKLQHQDPSSSSPISVPPIQVKKQESVSAFKVYCPTPSSVVRLPPLPHNNPHQPSHPPNTFQAQQNTSSVVLKNGSVDRKDATTTINFAPSPPISAANSYISSLTGDTESLQPSLSSGFQFTHMSQVSSAGKPPLSSSSLKRKCNSMEDSAMKCGSSSGRCHCSKKSRKNRIKRVIRVPAVSSKLADIPPDDYSWRKYGQKPIKGSPHPRGYYKCSSLRGCPARKHVERALDDPTMLIVTYENDHNHAHSTETPAPLVLESS
- the LOC103493562 gene encoding probable WRKY transcription factor 7 isoform X2, with the translated sequence MLLLNNNMAVELMVGFGDATTSNNFTPKMEENAAVSAVQEAASAGIQSVQNFLRLMSHTTNQQHSQDDSSTSTTPNNGYEAVADSVVNKFKKVISLLDRNRTGHARFRRAPVLSTTTTTTPPPPPPPKVKLQHQDPSSSSPISVPPIQVKKQESVSAFKVYCPTPSSVVRLPPLPHNNPHQPSHPPNTFQAQQNTSSVVLKNGSVDRKDATTTINFAPSPPISAANSYISSLTGDTESLQPSLSSGFQFTHMSQVSSAGKPPLSSSSLKRKCNSMEDSAMKCGSSSGRCHCSKKRKNRIKRVIRVPAVSSKLADIPPDDYSWRKYGQKPIKGSPHPRGYYKCSSLRGCPARKHVERALDDPTMLIVTYENDHNHAHSTETPAPLVLESS